A region of Reichenbachiella carrageenanivorans DNA encodes the following proteins:
- a CDS encoding leucine-rich repeat domain-containing protein, with amino-acid sequence MVKPSVVLPGRQAKRGKVFLVYFGSAFVLFLVAGFLGNKENNYKWENPEGVTKLNIDRMKFDAMPERLLEFEGLEELSLSENNIEVLDQKLIQAMPALHTLNLSGNPIKEIPDWLAETSIQTLVLDDTQVENLSIDILHTIPNLSYENTPLAKREAELREVAKANGEPSSESLSDYALRQLMGKDYGYEKQFKKGTLYYTKGVDETKVDSLGDFMIENGYFIDEREISMQLTYKDVGVNAYELRAVYSGDANEELPQEYHDIFTQLAYMVSHQVFEGKPVHFHLTDEEFEESLFVLKSTDYSL; translated from the coding sequence ATGGTCAAGCCCTCGGTGGTATTGCCTGGCAGACAGGCCAAGCGTGGGAAGGTGTTTTTGGTCTACTTTGGCTCTGCCTTCGTTCTTTTTTTGGTAGCAGGATTTTTAGGAAATAAAGAAAACAATTACAAATGGGAAAATCCAGAGGGCGTCACCAAATTGAATATTGATAGAATGAAATTCGATGCGATGCCTGAGCGGTTGCTCGAGTTCGAGGGATTGGAAGAATTGAGCCTGAGTGAGAATAACATCGAAGTACTGGATCAGAAGCTGATTCAAGCCATGCCAGCACTACATACTTTGAACCTATCTGGCAATCCTATCAAAGAAATTCCGGATTGGCTTGCCGAAACCAGTATTCAAACCCTTGTGCTGGATGATACACAAGTCGAAAATTTGTCTATCGATATACTCCACACGATTCCAAATCTGTCATACGAAAATACGCCTCTAGCCAAAAGAGAAGCAGAGTTAAGAGAAGTAGCCAAGGCCAATGGAGAACCGAGCAGTGAGAGTTTGAGTGATTATGCTTTGAGACAATTGATGGGCAAAGACTATGGTTATGAGAAGCAGTTTAAGAAAGGAACACTGTACTACACCAAGGGGGTAGATGAGACCAAGGTAGACTCACTGGGTGACTTTATGATTGAAAATGGTTATTTCATAGACGAGCGTGAAATATCTATGCAACTGACGTACAAAGATGTAGGAGTAAATGCCTACGAGCTGAGGGCTGTATATAGCGGCGATGCGAATGAAGAGTTGCCTCAGGAATATCATGATATTTTTACGCAGCTGGCTTATATGGTGTCTCATCAAGTGTTTGAAGGAAAACCTGTACATTTTCACTTGACAGATGAAGAATTTGAAGAGAGCCTGTTTGTATTGAAGTCAACCGACTATAGCTTGTGA
- a CDS encoding type IA DNA topoisomerase has translation MKVCIAEKPSVAKEIAHVIGAKTRHDGYFEGNGYQVTWTFGHFCTLYPPEDYKPHWKRWDLNTLPMLPERFETKIMDDGGVKKQFGIIKKLFDQATVVINCGDAGQEGELIQRWVIKQAGYEGEVQRLWISSLTTEAIKTGFDQLKSGGEFDNLYYAGSSRAIGDWLLGMNATRLYTLKYGGNKQVLSIGRVQTPTLAMLVQRHHEITNFVPQPYWELQTLYRETRFKNTEGKFFKKEDGEKLLQAIEGKDLVVNDIERKDGKEYAPKLFDLTSLQVYSNNKFGLTAEDTLKTVQRLYEMKVVTYPRVDTTFLPNDMYPKVPGILQGLNNYAEYTQAVLGHKIRKSAKVFNDNKVTDHHAIIPTGEQVNLSAADLQVYDIIVRRFIAVFYPDCLVAKTQVNAEVEKVQFIARGKEILDEGWRVLFANESKNSDEDDNKEDEEDNSLLPTFELGENGPHEPSFIEKSTKAPKFYSEASLLRAMETAGKQVEDDELRELMKANGIGRPSTRANIIETLFKRKYAERRKKQVLPTEMGIRLIDTIQNELLKSAELTGQWEKQLKEIEEGKYSAKQFIFNMMKMVDELVYEVRSISGQGNLSIVEEKPVPTKAKPAKKAAKSTTCPKCKKGIIMKGKSSFGCSQWKKGCDIRLPIRFMEKNLTETQVKRLIEKKATTKIKGFVLEGEKVEGILKLTDSFAIEWQPTQVSKPKTASSEMPTCPKCGKGTLVKDQAAYGCSQWKAGCNFRFPFADIKTKANGQPLTKELVLEIISG, from the coding sequence ATGAAAGTTTGTATAGCCGAAAAACCAAGTGTAGCTAAAGAAATCGCCCATGTGATTGGGGCGAAGACCCGTCATGACGGCTACTTCGAAGGCAATGGCTATCAGGTCACTTGGACGTTTGGCCACTTTTGTACGCTCTATCCACCCGAAGACTACAAACCCCACTGGAAACGCTGGGATCTGAACACCCTCCCCATGCTACCCGAAAGATTCGAGACCAAAATCATGGATGATGGCGGGGTAAAAAAGCAATTTGGGATAATCAAAAAACTATTTGACCAAGCTACTGTAGTGATCAACTGCGGTGATGCAGGCCAAGAAGGAGAACTAATCCAACGCTGGGTAATCAAGCAGGCAGGCTACGAAGGCGAAGTCCAACGGCTATGGATCTCGTCACTGACTACTGAAGCCATTAAAACGGGCTTTGATCAACTCAAATCTGGTGGCGAATTCGACAACCTCTACTATGCAGGCAGCTCCAGAGCCATTGGCGATTGGCTGCTGGGCATGAATGCAACACGGCTATACACACTAAAATATGGCGGCAACAAACAGGTGCTTTCCATCGGCCGAGTACAGACGCCTACCCTGGCCATGCTCGTGCAACGACACCATGAAATCACCAATTTCGTTCCTCAGCCCTATTGGGAACTGCAGACACTCTACAGAGAGACTCGGTTCAAAAACACAGAAGGCAAATTCTTCAAAAAAGAAGATGGCGAAAAATTGCTACAAGCCATCGAAGGCAAAGATCTGGTTGTCAACGACATAGAACGAAAAGATGGCAAAGAGTACGCACCTAAGTTGTTTGACCTAACGAGCCTTCAGGTTTACTCCAACAACAAATTTGGGCTAACTGCAGAAGATACCTTGAAAACCGTGCAGCGACTCTACGAAATGAAAGTAGTGACCTACCCCAGAGTAGACACCACCTTCCTTCCCAACGACATGTACCCCAAAGTGCCTGGCATACTCCAAGGTCTGAACAACTATGCGGAATACACACAAGCCGTACTAGGCCATAAAATTCGGAAATCCGCCAAAGTATTCAACGACAACAAAGTCACAGATCACCACGCCATTATCCCTACAGGAGAGCAGGTCAACCTATCTGCAGCAGACCTGCAGGTGTATGATATTATCGTTCGCCGATTTATTGCGGTCTTTTATCCCGACTGTCTGGTGGCCAAAACACAAGTGAATGCCGAGGTAGAAAAAGTACAATTCATTGCCCGAGGCAAAGAAATACTAGACGAAGGCTGGCGTGTGCTGTTTGCCAATGAAAGTAAAAACAGTGACGAAGATGACAACAAAGAAGACGAGGAAGACAACAGCCTATTGCCTACTTTCGAACTTGGAGAAAACGGGCCTCACGAACCCTCTTTCATAGAAAAAAGCACCAAAGCGCCGAAATTTTACTCCGAAGCTTCCCTACTACGTGCCATGGAGACTGCAGGCAAGCAGGTGGAAGACGACGAGCTACGCGAACTAATGAAGGCTAACGGCATCGGCCGACCTTCTACCCGAGCCAACATCATCGAGACCTTGTTTAAAAGGAAATATGCCGAAAGGCGTAAAAAACAAGTACTGCCTACCGAAATGGGCATTCGATTGATCGACACCATACAAAACGAGCTACTCAAATCTGCCGAGCTCACTGGCCAGTGGGAAAAACAACTCAAAGAGATAGAAGAAGGTAAATACAGCGCCAAGCAGTTCATTTTCAACATGATGAAAATGGTAGACGAATTAGTCTACGAGGTGCGCTCCATTTCTGGGCAGGGCAATCTCTCCATCGTAGAAGAAAAACCAGTACCAACCAAAGCCAAACCTGCAAAAAAAGCAGCTAAAAGTACAACATGCCCCAAATGCAAAAAAGGTATCATCATGAAAGGCAAGTCCAGTTTTGGCTGTAGCCAATGGAAAAAAGGGTGCGACATCCGCCTGCCGATTCGGTTTATGGAAAAAAACTTAACAGAGACTCAGGTCAAACGACTCATTGAGAAAAAAGCCACCACAAAAATCAAAGGGTTTGTACTAGAGGGAGAAAAAGTAGAGGGAATACTGAAACTAACAGACTCCTTCGCTATTGAATGGCAGCCCACCCAAGTATCCAAACCCAAAACGGCCAGTTCGGAAATGCCGACCTGTCCCAAATGTGGCAAAGGCACTTTAGTAAAAGACCAAGCCGCCTATGGCTGTAGCCAATGGAAGGCTGGTTGCAATTTTCGTTTTCCCTTTGCCGATATCAAAACCAAAGCCAACGGCCAGCCACTGACTAAGGAATTGGTTTTGGAGATTATTAGTGGGTGA
- a CDS encoding YchJ family protein, translated as MSTCPCCSEKPFIECCEPILKNQSAPTALALMRSRYTAFHRGLAGYLQDTTHERTRQQNKLSDLETWSSENDWIQLEILDTTRGQAADENGTVEFKAHFKDKHGSHQIHHERSNFSKEKGKWYYVDGRIFPQYTVPEPKISRNGPCPCGSGKKYKKCCA; from the coding sequence ATGTCTACATGCCCCTGCTGTTCTGAAAAGCCATTCATCGAATGTTGCGAACCGATCCTCAAAAACCAATCAGCTCCTACTGCTTTGGCCTTGATGCGCTCTCGGTATACTGCTTTTCATCGGGGACTGGCAGGCTACCTGCAGGACACTACACATGAACGTACTCGCCAACAAAACAAACTTTCGGATTTGGAAACTTGGTCTTCTGAGAATGATTGGATCCAATTAGAAATACTCGACACTACACGTGGACAAGCCGCTGATGAGAATGGAACAGTCGAATTCAAGGCGCACTTCAAAGACAAACATGGCTCGCACCAAATCCATCATGAACGCAGTAATTTCTCCAAAGAAAAGGGAAAGTGGTACTATGTAGATGGCAGGATATTTCCACAGTACACGGTACCAGAGCCTAAGATATCACGCAATGGTCCATGTCCCTGCGGCAGTGGAAAGAAATACAAAAAGTGTTGTGCATAA
- a CDS encoding sodium:solute symporter: MLNLQYIDITVICVYFLCIFLVAIVVSKKSKKEQNSTTYFLGGKEMGWFVIGASLFASNIGSEHLIGLAGTAANSGVAVAQFELLAGIILLLLGWVFVPFYLRSGVFTMPEFLELRYSKNTRAYLSVISIVAYILTKISVTIAAGGIIFQAMGIDFWAGAVIIVVITGIYTTIGGLKAVIYTDMIQMFVLIAGSLVVTILGIYHLGGWSALMTSVDTSYLSLWKPISHPDFPWTGIIFGAPILGVWYWCTDQFIVQRVLAASNIKQARRGSIFGGYLKMLPLFIFVIPGIIALAMSQNGELTLQNSDDALPMLVKVLLPSGLKGLVLAGLLAALMSSLSSVFNSCSTIFTLDIYKKIKPASSEKHLVLVGRLATVGLVVFGLLWVQFIDNISDQLFTYIQSVQAYISPPIAAVFLLGIFFKRLNSKGAMASMVTGFVLGIARLIGEVNKVDLTGALFYFCDINFLHFAIFLFVICVAVLILVSLLSARPDYAKIDGVTFNKLSLAGTKKDLILSGLLVGILVAIWIYFS, encoded by the coding sequence ATGCTTAATTTACAATACATAGATATAACCGTAATATGCGTATACTTTTTGTGCATATTCTTGGTGGCTATCGTTGTATCTAAAAAAAGTAAAAAAGAACAAAATTCGACGACCTACTTCCTTGGCGGAAAAGAGATGGGCTGGTTTGTAATCGGTGCTTCGCTCTTCGCTTCCAACATCGGGTCTGAGCATCTGATAGGGCTCGCAGGTACTGCTGCCAACAGCGGTGTAGCCGTAGCGCAGTTTGAGCTACTGGCAGGCATCATCCTCTTACTACTCGGTTGGGTATTTGTCCCATTTTACCTCCGAAGTGGTGTTTTTACCATGCCTGAGTTTCTAGAATTGCGCTATTCTAAAAACACCAGAGCCTATCTCTCTGTCATTTCTATTGTCGCCTATATCCTTACTAAAATATCTGTGACTATAGCCGCAGGCGGTATCATCTTTCAGGCTATGGGTATAGATTTTTGGGCAGGAGCCGTGATCATCGTAGTGATTACTGGCATATACACCACCATAGGCGGACTCAAAGCGGTCATTTACACAGATATGATTCAGATGTTTGTACTGATTGCAGGGTCTCTGGTGGTTACCATCCTGGGGATCTACCACCTAGGCGGATGGTCTGCACTCATGACCAGTGTAGACACCAGCTACCTGAGCCTCTGGAAACCCATTAGCCACCCAGATTTTCCTTGGACAGGCATCATATTTGGCGCACCTATTTTGGGTGTGTGGTACTGGTGTACTGATCAATTTATTGTACAGCGGGTTTTGGCTGCTAGCAACATTAAGCAAGCTCGCAGAGGATCCATTTTTGGAGGGTATCTCAAAATGCTGCCTTTGTTTATCTTCGTAATCCCAGGCATCATTGCTTTGGCCATGAGCCAAAACGGTGAATTAACACTCCAAAACTCCGACGATGCTTTGCCTATGCTTGTGAAAGTACTGCTCCCCTCTGGACTCAAAGGGTTAGTCTTGGCGGGTTTACTCGCCGCTTTGATGAGTTCGTTGTCTTCAGTATTCAATTCCTGCTCTACCATATTCACTTTAGACATCTACAAAAAAATAAAACCAGCATCTTCTGAAAAACACTTGGTACTGGTAGGCAGATTGGCTACAGTAGGCTTGGTAGTCTTCGGCCTACTCTGGGTACAGTTTATCGACAATATTTCCGATCAATTATTCACCTACATCCAGAGTGTGCAAGCCTATATTTCTCCTCCCATAGCGGCTGTCTTTTTGCTGGGCATCTTTTTCAAACGGCTCAATTCCAAAGGAGCCATGGCCTCTATGGTCACTGGGTTTGTATTGGGTATTGCACGATTGATCGGTGAAGTAAACAAAGTAGACCTCACGGGTGCCCTGTTCTACTTTTGCGACATCAACTTTTTGCACTTTGCCATATTCTTATTTGTGATTTGTGTGGCCGTACTCATTTTGGTGAGCCTACTTAGCGCTCGACCAGACTATGCCAAAATCGACGGAGTGACCTTCAACAAACTCTCACTTGCTGGCACCAAAAAAGACCTCATTTTGTCTGGTCTTCTTGTCGGAATACTAGTAGCTATTTGGATTTATTTTAGTTGA
- a CDS encoding glycoside hydrolase family 3 N-terminal domain-containing protein: protein MKPFIKKHLFSILAIGICYACTPMPDSSSSKDQQVLDLMRQMTLEQKVGQMTQITLGKFHENGKLDTKALRHAIIEKNVGSILNTNGSPLSVAQWHELLTTIQDIATKETPLQIPILYGIDAIHGTSYTQGSTLFPHNIGMGATRNTDLVSASTKITAMEVRASGIRWNFDPTLGIGRQPLWSRFEETFGEDVYLTSLMGGRAINAYEEDGLKNITAVASCMKHFIGYSVPLSGKDRTPAYIPDIQMREYFLPPFEAAVANGTSTVMINSGEVNGIPVHASKYYLQDILRGELGFEGLAVSDWEDIIRLHIRHQIAATPKEAVKIAVNAGIDMSMVPMDYSFYDYLIELVNEGEVSQTRIDEAVYRILKLKFDLGLFDNAYPEPAATANFGKPDYAEVALNAALESITLLKNENQILPLGKDTKILLTGPGAHNIGALHGSWSYTWQGDNEAAYHTSTLTLKDAMVAKIGEDQVISNATANYLDAENTNTAFVRNNANKVDVIVLAIGEKAYAESPGGIDDLTLASDQLALVEAAIATGKPVVLLLAQGRPRVISSVEPGVKGIMHLYRPASQGAKATMEILFGDYNPNGKLPFTYPKNTGDVILYDRKNSENFKESEPDTYGLGGFSPQWSFGHGLSYTTFAYSDLKLDKTTLAGEDSIHISVNVSNTGDRDGLVAVELYVSDLYASVTPSEKRLKRFKKVEIKQGNHTQVEFQLAKNDLSFINQNSQRITEEGEFTVMIGDQKENFFYQK from the coding sequence ATGAAGCCATTTATAAAAAAACATCTCTTTTCAATACTTGCCATAGGCATTTGCTATGCCTGTACACCAATGCCGGACTCTTCATCCTCTAAAGATCAGCAAGTACTTGATCTGATGAGACAAATGACTTTAGAACAAAAGGTAGGGCAAATGACGCAAATTACCTTGGGTAAATTCCATGAAAATGGAAAGCTAGATACCAAAGCCCTGCGCCATGCAATCATTGAAAAAAATGTAGGCTCCATACTAAATACCAATGGCAGTCCGCTATCTGTAGCTCAATGGCACGAGCTGCTCACCACCATTCAGGACATAGCTACCAAAGAAACACCGTTGCAGATCCCCATCCTCTACGGAATAGATGCCATCCATGGCACATCTTATACACAAGGATCTACCTTGTTTCCCCACAATATAGGTATGGGCGCTACTCGCAATACGGATCTGGTATCGGCTAGTACCAAAATCACAGCCATGGAAGTGAGAGCGTCAGGTATCCGTTGGAATTTTGACCCCACACTCGGTATAGGTCGCCAGCCGCTATGGTCTCGATTCGAAGAGACCTTCGGAGAAGATGTATACCTCACCTCCCTGATGGGCGGCAGGGCAATCAATGCCTATGAAGAAGACGGACTAAAAAACATAACAGCTGTCGCTAGCTGCATGAAACATTTTATTGGCTATTCAGTACCACTGAGCGGCAAGGATCGTACACCTGCTTATATTCCAGATATTCAGATGAGAGAGTATTTCCTTCCTCCATTCGAAGCAGCTGTTGCCAATGGCACCTCTACCGTCATGATCAACTCGGGTGAAGTAAACGGTATTCCTGTACATGCTAGCAAATACTACCTACAAGACATCTTGCGAGGCGAATTGGGTTTCGAAGGCTTGGCCGTTTCCGACTGGGAAGACATCATCAGACTGCATATCAGACATCAAATAGCGGCTACACCTAAAGAAGCAGTAAAAATAGCAGTGAATGCAGGTATCGACATGAGCATGGTACCTATGGATTATTCCTTCTACGATTACCTAATCGAATTAGTGAACGAAGGCGAAGTAAGTCAAACCAGAATAGACGAAGCTGTATATAGAATACTCAAACTGAAATTTGACTTGGGTCTATTCGACAATGCCTACCCTGAACCTGCAGCAACAGCCAATTTTGGCAAACCCGACTACGCAGAAGTGGCTTTGAATGCCGCATTAGAATCTATCACTTTATTGAAAAATGAAAATCAAATTTTGCCTCTAGGCAAAGACACCAAAATACTACTCACGGGTCCTGGTGCTCACAATATAGGTGCACTACATGGCTCGTGGTCATACACTTGGCAGGGCGACAACGAAGCCGCTTATCATACCAGCACGCTTACACTAAAAGATGCTATGGTTGCCAAAATAGGTGAGGATCAAGTCATCAGTAATGCAACAGCCAACTACCTTGACGCCGAAAATACAAATACAGCCTTTGTGAGAAACAATGCCAATAAGGTAGACGTCATCGTGCTCGCCATAGGGGAAAAAGCCTATGCAGAGTCGCCCGGAGGCATCGACGACCTAACTTTGGCTTCTGATCAGCTAGCCTTGGTAGAAGCAGCCATAGCTACGGGCAAACCTGTAGTCCTTTTGCTCGCCCAAGGCAGACCTCGGGTGATCTCCTCTGTCGAACCTGGTGTGAAGGGTATTATGCACCTGTACAGACCTGCCAGCCAAGGTGCCAAGGCTACAATGGAAATTCTCTTCGGAGACTATAATCCCAACGGCAAGCTGCCCTTCACCTATCCTAAAAACACAGGTGACGTCATCTTATACGACCGTAAAAATTCGGAGAATTTCAAAGAATCAGAACCCGACACCTATGGTTTGGGTGGGTTTTCACCCCAGTGGTCGTTTGGTCACGGGCTCAGCTACACCACCTTCGCCTATAGCGATCTGAAACTAGACAAAACCACACTGGCTGGAGAAGACTCAATCCATATATCTGTAAACGTGAGTAACACAGGCGATCGTGACGGCCTAGTAGCAGTAGAGCTATATGTGAGTGATCTATACGCCTCGGTGACTCCAAGTGAAAAGAGATTGAAAAGATTTAAGAAAGTAGAGATCAAACAAGGAAATCATACACAAGTGGAATTTCAACTAGCTAAAAATGATCTGTCTTTCATCAATCAGAATAGCCAAAGGATAACCGAAGAAGGCGAGTTCACTGTGATGATAGGAGATCAAAAGGAAAATTTCTTTTATCAGAAATAA